A single window of Arcobacter venerupis DNA harbors:
- a CDS encoding efflux RND transporter periplasmic adaptor subunit translates to MIKQNEILFSGKRIIATAFILLGLNTLYAEEKAPMPALPVQAFKIENKISTTTKTYPSIIKSSEEVDVMARVKGILVEKYFNEGDFVKKGTLLYKIEQNTYLANLNVAKANLKTAEANFKKAKKDYERSNSLIKTKSISVQQYDEYTYSYENALAQVESAKASLENAQIQFDYTKIYAPIDGIVGIRKTDVGNLVGSNDADSLLLTITNTNPVYAEFSLTKDDVTRYIDQIKNKTVKINLLTSNKTYEEGVIDYIAPKIDSNTDTLFLRAKFKNENNSILIGEFGKVEVQNLNLGKVYIIPENAILKTSQGSFVYVIEDSIAKLRPVTTGILVKEGIAIESGLNENDQIVISNMAKLRPDTKIQIINQEK, encoded by the coding sequence ATGATAAAACAAAATGAAATCCTGTTTTCAGGAAAAAGAATAATTGCAACTGCATTTATTTTATTAGGATTAAATACATTATATGCAGAAGAAAAAGCACCCATGCCTGCTCTTCCTGTACAAGCATTTAAAATTGAAAATAAAATATCAACTACAACAAAAACTTATCCTTCAATAATTAAAAGTTCTGAAGAAGTAGATGTAATGGCTAGGGTAAAAGGTATCTTAGTTGAAAAATATTTTAATGAAGGTGATTTTGTAAAAAAAGGAACTTTATTATACAAAATTGAACAAAATACATATTTAGCTAATTTAAATGTTGCAAAAGCAAATCTAAAAACAGCTGAAGCAAATTTTAAAAAAGCAAAAAAAGACTATGAAAGATCTAACTCTTTAATAAAAACAAAATCAATCAGTGTTCAACAATATGATGAATATACATATTCTTATGAAAATGCATTAGCACAAGTTGAAAGTGCAAAAGCATCTTTAGAAAATGCTCAAATTCAATTTGACTATACAAAAATATACGCACCAATTGATGGAATTGTTGGAATTAGAAAAACAGATGTAGGAAATTTAGTAGGTTCAAATGATGCAGATTCTTTATTGCTAACTATTACAAATACAAACCCAGTTTATGCAGAATTTTCACTTACTAAAGATGATGTTACAAGATACATTGATCAAATTAAAAATAAAACTGTAAAAATAAATCTTCTTACAAGTAATAAAACTTATGAAGAAGGAGTAATTGACTACATCGCTCCAAAAATTGATTCTAATACTGATACTCTTTTTTTAAGAGCAAAATTCAAAAATGAAAATAATAGTATTTTAATTGGAGAATTTGGAAAAGTAGAAGTTCAAAATCTTAATTTAGGAAAAGTTTATATTATTCCTGAAAATGCAATTTTAAAAACTTCTCAAGGTAGTTTTGTATACGTAATCGAAGATTCAATTGCAAAATTACGACCTGTAACAACTGGAATTTTAGTAAAAGAAGGAATTGCAATAGAGAGTGGATTAAATGAAAATGATCAAATCGTTATCAGTAATATGGCAAAACTAAGACCTGATACAAAAATTCAAATAATAAATCAAGAGAAATAA
- a CDS encoding efflux RND transporter permease subunit has translation MISSFFIKRPVFAAVVSIIIILAGLASMINLPIEQYPRVIPPQIIVSTTYPGASADTLAKTVAAPLEEQINGAKNMLYMNSVSEDSGRVSINVFFEVGTDADSAKIDVNNRVQVALSKLPEQVQRQGVNVRERSPSILQFIMLNSPSNTYDTTYLSNYALMNIVDDLKRVNGVGDAMIFGAKDYAIKVWIDPTKLFKYSLSTTDIINVIKEQNNQYSAGKIGAEPIKDKQMFTYTIKTPERMNNPEQFGNIVIRANEDGSSLLLKDVATIELGSSSYDMITKLNNAPAIPIGIFLQSGSNALETARAVKRSLEDAKKSFPDGIEYSVPYDSTQFVEISIKEVAKTFAEAIVLVILIIFLFLQNWRATLIPILAVPVSIIGAFAGMYAFGFSINLLTLFGLVLAIGIVVDDAIIVIENVERHMSEGMAPREAAFKAMKEVSGAIVAIVLVLSSVFIPVAFMGGLSGEMYKQFAITIVISIVISGFVALTLTPSLCASLLKDDHKKPTFFFFVWFNNFFDKATDSYTYLVKKTIKFSLISILLFGGLIFISYDMFKDMRTGLVPDEDQGTIFVFSFNPGGASVSRTDEFTNELNTIIKKDPNVKDIITLAGYDLTSSSQRTHSASTIIKLNHWDERPNSDQHADAILKRLSGQILGTSDGFSFGVLPPPIMGMSIAGGFEMYVQDRTGGNVQDLEKIVNQIIAKAKERPELMGVRNSLSANIPQYKIDVNIPKAKAKGVSVEDIYNTINATFGSYYVNDFSLYGRTYKVNLQAEGEYRKSADDLKFIFVKGNNGELLPISSFVNINKTVGADLIERFNLFQAAKVSGQPALGYSSGDALKAIEEVSNEVLPSGYTISWVGTAYQEKQISSSSSVAFIFGIVLLFLILAALYGKWLLPISVVLAVPFAMFGAILATQLRGLENDIYFQIGLLVLAGLAAKNAILIVEFALQKQKEGFGIMEAALEAAKIRLRPIIMTSLAFTLGTVPLAISNGAGAASRHAIGTGVIGGMLAATFIAIIFIPMFYILISKLSREKNEEIKEEI, from the coding sequence ATGATTTCTTCATTTTTTATTAAAAGACCTGTATTTGCAGCAGTTGTATCTATTATCATAATTCTAGCAGGTTTAGCTTCTATGATAAATTTACCAATTGAGCAATATCCAAGGGTTATTCCTCCTCAAATTATTGTAAGTACAACTTATCCAGGAGCTAGTGCTGATACATTAGCAAAAACTGTTGCTGCTCCACTTGAGGAACAAATTAATGGTGCAAAAAACATGCTTTATATGAACTCTGTTTCTGAAGATAGTGGAAGAGTAAGTATTAATGTATTTTTTGAAGTTGGAACTGATGCAGATTCTGCAAAAATTGATGTTAATAATAGAGTTCAAGTAGCTCTATCGAAACTGCCAGAACAAGTACAAAGACAAGGGGTAAATGTAAGAGAAAGAAGTCCAAGTATTTTACAATTTATTATGCTTAACTCTCCATCAAATACATACGATACAACTTATTTATCTAACTATGCGTTAATGAACATAGTTGATGATTTAAAAAGAGTAAATGGTGTTGGTGATGCAATGATTTTTGGAGCGAAAGATTATGCTATAAAAGTTTGGATTGACCCTACAAAACTTTTTAAATATTCTCTTTCAACAACTGATATAATAAATGTTATTAAAGAGCAAAATAATCAATACTCAGCAGGTAAAATTGGTGCTGAACCAATTAAAGATAAACAAATGTTTACTTATACTATTAAAACTCCTGAGAGAATGAATAATCCAGAACAATTTGGAAATATTGTAATTAGAGCGAATGAAGATGGAAGTTCACTTCTTCTAAAAGATGTGGCAACTATAGAACTAGGTAGTTCAAGTTATGACATGATTACAAAATTAAATAATGCACCAGCAATTCCTATCGGAATTTTTTTACAAAGTGGTTCAAATGCCCTTGAAACTGCACGTGCGGTAAAAAGATCTTTAGAAGATGCAAAAAAGAGTTTTCCCGATGGTATAGAATATAGTGTTCCTTATGATAGTACACAATTTGTTGAAATCTCTATTAAAGAAGTTGCTAAAACATTTGCTGAAGCTATTGTATTAGTTATTTTAATCATTTTCTTATTTCTACAAAATTGGAGAGCAACTTTAATTCCTATTTTAGCAGTTCCAGTATCAATTATTGGGGCATTTGCAGGAATGTATGCTTTTGGATTCAGTATAAACTTACTAACGCTATTTGGTTTAGTTTTGGCTATTGGTATCGTTGTTGATGATGCTATTATTGTTATTGAAAATGTTGAAAGACACATGAGTGAGGGAATGGCTCCACGAGAAGCTGCCTTTAAAGCTATGAAAGAGGTTTCGGGGGCAATTGTTGCAATCGTTTTAGTTCTTTCATCTGTATTTATTCCTGTAGCTTTTATGGGTGGTTTATCAGGAGAAATGTATAAACAATTTGCTATTACAATTGTTATTTCTATTGTTATATCAGGTTTTGTAGCTTTAACATTAACACCCTCACTTTGTGCATCATTATTAAAAGATGATCATAAAAAACCAACATTTTTCTTTTTTGTATGGTTTAATAACTTTTTTGATAAAGCGACTGATAGTTATACTTATTTAGTTAAAAAAACTATTAAATTTTCTCTTATTTCAATTTTACTTTTTGGTGGATTGATTTTTATATCTTATGATATGTTTAAAGATATGAGAACAGGACTTGTTCCAGATGAAGATCAAGGAACAATTTTTGTATTTAGTTTCAATCCAGGAGGAGCATCTGTTTCAAGAACTGATGAATTTACAAATGAATTAAATACTATTATTAAAAAAGATCCAAATGTAAAAGATATTATTACCCTTGCTGGATATGATTTAACATCTTCTTCACAAAGAACTCATTCAGCATCAACAATTATTAAACTTAATCATTGGGATGAAAGACCAAATTCAGACCAACATGCAGATGCTATACTAAAAAGATTAAGTGGACAAATTTTAGGTACATCTGATGGATTCTCATTTGGTGTTTTACCACCACCTATCATGGGAATGAGTATTGCAGGTGGATTTGAGATGTATGTTCAAGATAGAACAGGCGGAAATGTTCAAGATTTAGAAAAAATTGTAAATCAAATTATTGCAAAAGCTAAAGAAAGACCTGAATTAATGGGTGTTAGAAATTCACTTTCTGCAAATATTCCTCAATACAAGATTGATGTAAATATTCCAAAAGCAAAAGCAAAAGGTGTAAGTGTTGAAGATATTTACAATACTATAAATGCTACTTTTGGAAGTTATTATGTAAACGACTTTTCTTTATATGGAAGAACTTATAAAGTGAATTTACAAGCAGAAGGTGAATATCGAAAAAGCGCAGATGATTTAAAATTCATCTTTGTAAAAGGAAACAATGGGGAACTTTTACCTATTAGCTCTTTTGTAAATATTAATAAAACTGTTGGTGCTGACTTAATAGAAAGATTTAATCTTTTCCAAGCTGCAAAAGTATCAGGACAACCAGCTCTTGGATATAGTTCAGGGGATGCATTAAAAGCTATAGAAGAAGTTTCAAATGAAGTTTTACCTTCAGGTTATACAATCAGTTGGGTTGGAACAGCTTATCAAGAAAAACAGATTTCAAGTAGTTCAAGCGTAGCCTTTATTTTTGGTATAGTTTTATTATTCTTAATTTTAGCAGCATTATATGGAAAATGGTTATTACCAATCTCAGTTGTTCTAGCCGTTCCATTTGCAATGTTTGGAGCAATTTTAGCAACACAGCTAAGAGGTTTAGAAAATGATATTTATTTCCAAATTGGACTTTTAGTTCTAGCAGGACTTGCAGCTAAAAATGCCATCTTAATTGTAGAGTTTGCTCTTCAAAAACAAAAAGAAGGTTTTGGAATAATGGAAGCTGCTCTTGAAGCTGCTAAAATAAGACTTAGACCAATTATCATGACTTCATTGGCATTTACACTTGGAACTGTTCCCTTAGCTATTAGTAATGGCGCAGGAGCAGCAAGTAGACATGCTATTGGAACAGGAGTTATTGGAGGAATGTTAGCTGCGACATTTATTGCAATTATATTTATTCCAATGTTTTATATTTTAATTTCAAAACTAAGTCGTGAGAAAAATGAAGAAATAAAAGAAGAGATTTAA
- a CDS encoding hybrid sensor histidine kinase/response regulator, producing the protein MDKFNILLVDDVSENIYSLKMMIEDSFDVNIFSALSAQEGMEILMNENIDLILSDVQMPEIDGFEFVEYLKNIEKTKDIPVIFITGIYDKDEYKTKGYNLGAIEYITKPIHDILLNSKLKVYIDIFEKRKYNVEQIAAKDRVLIHQSKMATMGEMIGVIAHQLKQPLNILSLYCNDVKDSYMIEEIDDKFINDFSKNTKEQIKFLSETIDGFRDFFNPNKQKRVFEIKYALDKSIKLMGNQFEVNHVKLNLDVDDEKVYGIETELEQIFLNIMNNAIDVFNERDIQNREINIKIFSKQSYTIIIMEDNAGGVKEQNLEKIFDPYYTTKSTGTGTGLYMVKLVIKNSFQGDLKINNSEKGLRYIIALPQKEEI; encoded by the coding sequence GTGGACAAATTTAATATTTTATTAGTAGATGATGTATCAGAGAATATATATTCTTTAAAAATGATGATAGAAGATAGTTTTGATGTTAATATTTTTTCAGCATTAAGTGCCCAAGAAGGTATGGAAATTTTAATGAATGAAAATATAGATTTAATCTTAAGTGATGTTCAAATGCCTGAAATTGATGGATTTGAATTTGTTGAATATTTGAAAAATATTGAAAAAACTAAAGATATTCCAGTGATTTTTATAACAGGTATTTATGATAAAGATGAATACAAAACAAAAGGTTATAATTTAGGAGCAATAGAATATATCACAAAACCTATACATGATATTTTATTAAATTCTAAATTGAAGGTTTATATTGATATTTTTGAAAAGAGAAAATATAATGTTGAACAAATTGCGGCAAAAGATAGAGTTTTAATTCATCAATCAAAAATGGCAACAATGGGGGAAATGATTGGCGTTATTGCACATCAATTAAAACAACCATTAAATATTCTATCTTTATATTGTAATGATGTAAAAGATTCTTACATGATAGAAGAGATTGATGATAAGTTTATTAATGATTTTTCAAAAAACACAAAAGAACAGATTAAATTTTTAAGTGAAACAATAGATGGATTTAGAGATTTTTTTAATCCAAATAAACAAAAACGAGTTTTTGAAATAAAATATGCTTTAGATAAATCTATTAAACTTATGGGGAATCAATTTGAAGTTAATCATGTAAAATTAAATCTAGATGTTGATGATGAAAAAGTATATGGAATAGAAACAGAATTAGAACAAATATTTTTAAATATAATGAATAATGCGATAGATGTTTTTAATGAAAGAGATATTCAAAATAGAGAAATAAATATAAAGATTTTTTCAAAACAATCTTATACAATAATAATTATGGAAGATAATGCAGGTGGAGTTAAAGAACAAAATTTAGAAAAAATTTTTGATCCATATTACACAACTAAATCAACAGGAACTGGAACGGGGCTTTATATGGTAAAGCTTGTAATAAAAAATAGTTTTCAAGGGGATTTAAAGATTAATAATAGTGAAAAAGGTTTGCGATATATTATCGCTTTACCTCAAAAAGAAGAGATTTAA